The Humulus lupulus chromosome 3, drHumLupu1.1, whole genome shotgun sequence genome window below encodes:
- the LOC133825059 gene encoding uncharacterized protein LOC133825059 yields MAKNDDVIQSQAASFRNLEIQLGKLANELRNRPQGTFPSDTENPSKDGKEHCKKQRAPSIQSSVDKGDKAVNSKFLNADPEAIAAAIPPQTATGKPISKPPPPFPQHFQKQQQDGQFRRFVDVLKQLHINIPLVEALEKMPNYVMFLKDILTKKRRLGEFEIVALTGGCSAILKNKIPPKLKDLGSFTILCSIGGRDVVRAFCALGASINLMSMSIFKNLGIGEARPTTVTLQLADRSMAHLEGKIEDVISSYREDLD; encoded by the exons atggcCAAGAATGATGATGTGATTCAGAGCCAAGCGGCATCCTTTAGGAACCTAGAGATTCAATTGGGGAAGCTAGCTAATGAGCTAAGGAATAGACCACAAGGCACTTTTCCTAGTGATACCGAAAACCCAAGTAAAGATGGTAAGGAGCATTGCAAG AAACAACGAGCcccttcaatccaaagtagtgtggacAAGGGAGATAAAGCTGTGAATTCAAAATTTTTGAATGCTGATCCTGAagcaattgctgcagcaattcctccGCAAACTGCTACAGGAAAGCCTATaagcaagccacctccaccatttcctcagcACTTTCAAAAGCAGCAACAAGATGGTCAATTTCGGAGATTTGTAGATGTTTTGAAACAACTTCACATCAATATACCATTGGTGGAAGCTTTGGAGAAAATGCCCAACTATGTAATGTTTTTGAAGGATATTTTAACTAAAAAGAGGAGGCTTGGTGAATTTGAAATAGTGGCGTTGACTGGAGGTTGTAGTGCTatattgaagaataaaattcctcctaaattgaAGGATCTGGGCAGCTTCACAATTCTTTGTTCTATTGGTGGTAGAGACGTTGTTAGAGCATTTTGTGCCTTGGGGGCTAGTATCAATTTGATGTCCATGTCAATTTTCAAGAATTTGGGGATTGGAGAAGCAAGACCAACCACAGTCACTTTGCAATTAGCGGATCGTTCTATGGCACATCTggaaggaaaaattgaagat GTCATTTCTAGCTACCGGGAGGACCTtgattga
- the LOC133825060 gene encoding uncharacterized protein LOC133825060, protein MARRRKVLQKLVQVDPRSELPSSTETPPTVPSTDGICEIDTDVNTSSEVPEILSKDEVHASPMKQTMPKNRSPSWAEEVENKSFHEAAKATWSRFKESLPFQGGTKLEYKEPLQQEGQKISQLDLEEVAVEASFWNSALICVIMRANPPLPVFEDNITKDRSMIKFARILVDMEISDSLPKFISYINERGQRKKESPANQVDDGSAHGDCSTHQKQGQDISTQSSSKKEMIPQHEELPKDQGWGINKKNKQIAILDVCRINKIGIGAFLETKIKGDKLKDAMETSFQGWNYHNSIRVEGRILLIWKESWVKVDVIKDHYQFLHCRVRFCITDQEFCFTVVYGSNQLDTRKLLWSELSTMPVPIKPWLIMGDFNAAFDPNDRRGGRCILQKEIEDARNWLDLGLVEEMNLLGTFYTWSNNQERDNRIYSKLDRVFVNEDWLNIFPSVIAAARWEVTSDHCTVILKQTGISNEGFIPFRFYNMWTSHPQFRSTHELKKFNWKIIGDVARNFEDSKVEFQKARSDLFSDPQNQILASAERLSFQRFKNQEKIYGSYLRQKSKIEWLQFGNENSSYFHAYMKQRKRANRIASYVTEDGRVKDSYPKVISHFIDHFKSVLGCPNKATGKVDYAITDLGPLALIKPFSNKDVKTTLFSISSINSPGPDGFGAGVFKSLWKDIGKEVSKAVLEFFESGIIPKAMNSTILTLIPKVDHLNIAADFRPIACCTTLYKCISKMLCHRVTGILPKLVNQNQGAFIKDGTLAHNVLILQDLLKGYKRKYSSPRCLLKIDLSKAYDSIDWDFLESLLKALKFPDRFIRWIMICMRGASYCLMLNGRLHGNFQGGKGLRQGDPISPLLFIIVMEYLTRSLFQAAKGKGFKFHLLCKSLNLISLCFADDLLIVCKANTSSIQIIQHTLEEFSVASGLLINKSKSRAYFGGVSDQEKSVLLNIFQLNESEFPLTYLGLPLRPMKWKAMDCDLILKKIRQRLCVWASRNLSYAGRVQLIQSVLLGIRNYWMSIFLLPQSVLKKIDHLCRIFLWGCKGNRRKFHLTSWELVCCPKSHGGLGFKEGPLWNRLLLSKFIWAISSKQDLLLVKWVNFT, encoded by the exons ATGGCACGGCGACGTAAGGTGTTGCAGAAGCTTGTTCAGGTAGACCCCCGTTCTGAGCTCCCTTCATCCACTGAAACTCCACCCACCGTACCTTCGACTGATGGGATATGCGAGATCGATACTGATGTGAACACCTCTTCTGAGGTCCCTGAGATTTTAAGTAAGGATGAGGTTCATGCTTCTCCGATGAAGCAGACAATGCCTAAGAATAGATCCCCTTCTTGGGCGGAGGAGGTAGAGAACAAATCATTTCATGAAGCTGCGAAGGCAACCTGGTCTCGATTCAAAGAATCGCTTCCTTTTCAGGGGGGTACTAAACTCGAATATAAGGAACCTCTGCAACAGGAAGGGCAAAAAATTTCTCAACTGGACCTAGAGGAAGTTGCAGTTGAAGCTTCTTTCTGGAATTCGGCCTTGATTTGTGTAATTATGAGAGCTAACCCGCCATTGCCTGTCTTCGAAG ACAATATCACAAAAGATAGGTCGATGATTAAATTTGCTAGGATATTAGTTGATATGGAAATATCAGACTCTCTTCCTAAGTTCATCAGCTATATCAATGAGAGAGGTCAA AGGAAGAAGGAGAGTCCAGCTAATCAGGTGGATGATGGTTCTGCTCATGGAGATTGTAGCACCCACCAGAAACAAGGCCAGGATATTTCAACCCAGTCCTCATCAAAAAAGGAGATGATACCCCAACATGAGGAACTTCCTAAGGATCAAGGCTG gggCATAAATAAGAAGAATAAGCAGATAGCTATTTTGGATGTTTGCCGGATAAATAAGATTGGTATTGGAGCTTTCCTAGAAACAAAAATAAAGGGTGATAAACTGAAGGATGCTATGGAAACTAGTTTTCAGGGTTGGAATTATCATAACAGCATAAGGGTGGAGGGCCGAATTCTTTTGATATGGAAGGAAAGCTGGGTCAAAGTGGATGTTATCAAAGATCATTATCAATTTCTGCACTGTCGAGTTAGATTTTGTATCACTGACCAGGAGTTTTGCTTTACTGTGGTTTATGGTTCTAATCAATTGGATACTAGGAAGCTGCTCTGGTCAGAATTGTCTACTATGCCTGTCCCAATTAAACCTTGGCTTATCATGGGAGATTTTAATGCTGCATTTGACCCTAATGACAGAAGAGGTGGCAGGTGTATTCTGCAAAAAGAGATTGAAGATGCTAGGAATTGGCTTGATCTTGGTCTGGTGGAAGAAATGAATTTACTGGGTACCTTTTACACTTGGTCTAATAATCAAGAAAGGGATAATCGCATATACTCTAAACTTGATAGAGTCTTTGTCAATGAGGACTGGCTGAACATTTTCCCGTCTGTTATAGCTGCTGCTCGTTGGGAAGTGACTTCTGATCATTGTACTGTTATTCTGAAGCAAACTGGTATTTCAAATGAGGGTTTTATTCCTTTTCGGTTCTATAATATGTGGACAAGCCACCCTCAGTTCAGATCTACT CATGAATTGAAGAAGTTCAATTGGAAGATTATTGGGGATGTGGCTAGGAACTTTGAAGACAGTAAAGTTGAGTTTCAAAAGGCAAGGTCTGATCTTTTCTCTGACCCGCAGAATCAGATTTTAGCTTCAGCAGAGAGATTATCATTTCAGAGATTTAAAAATCAAGAGAAGATTTATGGCAGCTACCTTAGGCAAAAAAGTAAGATAGAGTGGCTCCAATTCGGCAATGAAAATTCCTCCTACTTTCATGCCTATATGAAGCAACGGAAGAGAGCTAATAGGATTGCTTCTTATGTAACAGAAGATGGTAGAGTAAAGGACAGTTATCCTAAGGTAATTAGTCACTTTATTGACCATTTCAAATCAGTCCTGGGTTGTCCTAATAAAGCTACAGGGAAGGTTGATTATGCCATAACAGATTTGGGTCct CTGGCTCTCATCAAGCCTTTCTCAAACAAAGATGTTAAAACAACTTTGTTTAGTATCAGCTCTATAAATAGTCCTGGACCAGATGGTTTTGGGGCTGGGGTTTTTAAAAGCTTATGGAAAGACATAGGGAAGGAGGTTTCTAAAGCTGTCCTTGAATTTTTTGAATCTGGGATTATTCCTAAAGCAATGAATAGTACTATTCTAACCCTTATCCCTAAGGTGGATCACCTGAATATAGCTGCTGATTTTAGGCCAATCGCCTGCTGCACTACTCTTTATAAATGCATTTCTAAAATGCTTTGTCATAGAGTGACTGGTATTCTTCCAAAGTTGGTTAACCAAAACCAAGGGGCGTTTATAAAAGATGGAACTCTTGCTCATAATGTCTTAATTCTCCAAGATCTCTTAAAGGGTTACAAAAGGAAGTATAGCTCTCCTCGGTGCTTATTGAAGATTGACTTGAGCAAAGCCTATGACTCAATTGATTGGGACTTTCTTGAAAGCCTGCTGAAAGCTTTAAAATTTCCTGATCGCTTCATAAGATGGATCATGATTTGTATGAGAGGTGCGTCTTATTGCCTTATGTTGAATGGTCGCCTTCATGGTAACTTTCAAGGAGGTAAAGGTCTTCGCCAAGGCGATCCCATTTCTCCGTTACTGTTTATTATAGTTATGGAGTACCTTACTCGATCCTTATTTCAAGCAGCTAAAGGAAAAGGTTTCAAATTTCACCTATTATGTAAATCTTTAAATCTAATTAGTCTATGTTTTGCTGATGATTTACTTATTGTGTGTAAAGCCAATACTAGCTCCATTCAAATTATTCAGCATACATTAGAGGAGTTTTCAGTTGCTTCAGGTCTGCTTATCAATAAAAGCAAATCTAGAGCATATTTTGGTGGGGTTTCGGACCAAGAAAAATCTGTTTTGCTGAATATCTTTCAGCTGAATGAAAGCGAGTTTCCTCTGACTTATCTTGGTCTGCCTTTGAGGCCAATGAAGTGGAAGGCAATGGATTGTGACTTAATACTAAAGAAGATTAGACAGAGACTTTGTGTTTGGGCTAGTAGGAACCTTTCCTATGCAGGGCGGGTCCAGTTGATCCAATCTGTTTTATTGGGTATCAGGAACTACTGGATGAGCATCTTCCTCTTACCTCAGAGTGTCCTAAAGAAGATTGATCATCTTTGCAGAATATTTCTTTGGGGATGTAAAGGAAATAGGAGAAAGTTTCATCTTACATCTTGGGAGCTAGTTTGCTGCCCTAAGAGTCATGGTGGGTTAGGTTTCAAGGAGGGGCCCCTTTGGAATAGATTGCTGTTATCTAAATTCATTTGGGCTATTTCTTCTAAACAGGATTTGCTCTTGGTTAAATGGGTTAACTTTACTTGA